One part of the Parabacteroides distasonis ATCC 8503 genome encodes these proteins:
- the rsmI gene encoding 16S rRNA (cytidine(1402)-2'-O)-methyltransferase → MAKLTVVPTPVGNLEDMTFRAIRVLKEADLILAEDTRTTGILLKHFEIQNKMQSHHKFNEHKTVEQIAARIKGGENIALVSDAGTPAISDPGFMLVRECVRQGVDVECLPGATAFVPALVASGLPNEKFCFEGFLPQKKGRQTRLKELALEYRTIIFYESPFRLLKTLTQFAEFFGTDRQVSVSREISKLHEETVRGSLEEVIQHFTVNEPRGEIVIVLAGLKDKKDKETEKDV, encoded by the coding sequence ATGGCAAAATTGACTGTAGTCCCAACCCCTGTTGGTAACTTGGAAGATATGACATTCCGGGCGATCCGTGTGCTAAAAGAAGCTGATCTTATTTTAGCGGAGGATACCCGTACGACCGGCATCTTGCTGAAACATTTCGAGATACAAAACAAGATGCAGTCCCACCACAAGTTCAATGAACATAAGACGGTGGAGCAAATCGCGGCCCGTATCAAGGGAGGCGAGAATATCGCCCTTGTTTCCGATGCCGGTACGCCGGCCATCTCCGATCCGGGATTCATGTTGGTGAGGGAATGTGTTCGCCAAGGGGTAGACGTAGAGTGCCTGCCCGGAGCTACAGCTTTCGTGCCCGCCTTGGTAGCGTCCGGATTACCCAATGAGAAGTTCTGTTTCGAGGGGTTTCTCCCTCAAAAGAAAGGAAGGCAGACCCGGCTAAAAGAATTGGCTTTGGAATACCGGACTATTATTTTTTATGAATCACCTTTCCGTCTGCTCAAGACCTTGACACAATTCGCCGAGTTTTTCGGTACGGACCGCCAAGTATCAGTATCCCGGGAAATATCCAAATTACACGAGGAAACCGTACGAGGCTCCTTAGAAGAAGTAATTCAGCATTTTACCGTGAACGAACCAAGGGGTGAGATTGTTATTGTATTAGCAGGCTTAAAAGATAAAAAGGACAAAGAGACAGAAAAAGATGTTTAA
- the rfbD gene encoding dTDP-4-dehydrorhamnose reductase, which translates to MKTVLVTGANGQLGNSIHARISQYPGYNFLFTDIDTLDICDKEAVRKYVLENDVQYVMNCAAYTAVDKAEEHEDLCMRINRDAVRNLGEAAHAVGAKVIHVSTDYVFDGTSCRPYLESDATCPVSVYGRTKLAGEQALMEVCPDSVIIRTAWLYSEYGNNFMKTVLRLGKERDELRFIFDQVGTPTYAGDLAVAMLAVLERAEAGKFIPGIYHFSDEGVCSWYDFTVKILQIAGMNNRVIPIETKDYPTPASRPHYSVLNKGKIKSTYGLTIPHWETSLAYCMNNKV; encoded by the coding sequence ATGAAGACAGTTTTGGTAACCGGAGCGAACGGTCAATTGGGAAATTCTATCCACGCTCGTATCAGCCAGTATCCCGGCTATAATTTTCTTTTTACGGATATAGATACGTTGGATATTTGCGACAAGGAGGCCGTCCGGAAATATGTCTTGGAAAATGATGTTCAATATGTCATGAATTGCGCCGCTTATACGGCGGTGGATAAAGCGGAGGAGCATGAGGATCTGTGTATGCGCATCAACCGGGATGCGGTACGGAACTTAGGTGAGGCCGCTCATGCCGTGGGTGCGAAGGTGATTCATGTATCTACCGATTATGTGTTCGATGGAACGAGTTGCCGTCCTTATCTGGAAAGCGATGCGACTTGTCCTGTTTCCGTATATGGACGTACGAAACTGGCGGGAGAGCAGGCCTTGATGGAGGTGTGTCCGGATTCCGTGATTATCCGTACGGCTTGGTTGTATTCCGAGTATGGAAACAATTTTATGAAGACGGTATTGCGTTTGGGAAAGGAGCGGGATGAGTTGCGTTTCATATTCGACCAAGTGGGTACGCCTACTTATGCCGGAGATTTAGCGGTCGCTATGCTTGCCGTGCTGGAACGTGCCGAGGCGGGTAAATTTATACCGGGTATCTATCATTTCTCGGACGAGGGGGTGTGTAGCTGGTATGATTTTACGGTAAAGATCTTGCAAATAGCAGGTATGAATAACCGGGTGATACCCATAGAGACCAAGGATTATCCGACACCGGCCAGCCGGCCGCATTATAGCGTATTGAATAAAGGTAAGATAAAAAGCACGTACGGACTGACGATTCCCCATTGGGAGACTAGCTTGGCCTACTGCATGAATAACAAAGTGTAA
- a CDS encoding Mur ligase family protein has product MRKVHLISVTEPLVLDLALALREKGYEVSASGCGLTEEMIGRLHNAGCTCYGDGWFPEKLIKDIHSVVLGAKVKQDNPELLRAKELGMLIQSIPEFIFQRTRSKTRVVVAGSRGKKTIISMMVCALRRQKLAFDYALTSKVDSLPNRIHLSYEARIALIEGDEHITSALDKRFQLEFYRPHIAILTNLSWSTETDHATPEAYLSTYQSFSVSIEREGKLIYFGGDDTVSQLAGDVRSDITAIPFEEHPVVEKDGQTFLHTRYGDYPVRIPNRYFLINLNAARLACRQLGVKDADFYQALSEYSLSLPI; this is encoded by the coding sequence ATGCGAAAAGTTCATTTGATCTCCGTAACCGAACCTTTGGTTTTAGATCTAGCCCTAGCACTTCGAGAAAAAGGATATGAGGTAAGCGCTTCCGGTTGTGGTCTGACTGAAGAGATGATAGGAAGACTTCATAACGCAGGCTGTACCTGTTATGGGGATGGGTGGTTTCCGGAGAAATTAATAAAAGATATTCACTCGGTGGTTTTGGGTGCTAAAGTAAAGCAAGATAACCCGGAATTATTGCGTGCGAAGGAATTGGGGATGTTAATCCAATCCATTCCGGAATTTATATTTCAACGGACTCGGTCGAAAACTCGGGTTGTTGTGGCGGGTAGTCGTGGAAAGAAGACAATTATTTCCATGATGGTCTGTGCGTTGCGCCGGCAAAAGTTGGCGTTCGACTATGCGTTGACTAGCAAGGTGGACTCGCTTCCGAATCGGATACATTTGAGTTATGAGGCACGTATCGCTTTGATCGAAGGAGATGAGCATATCACCTCTGCCTTGGACAAGCGTTTCCAATTGGAATTCTATCGTCCGCATATCGCCATCCTGACGAATTTATCTTGGTCTACCGAGACGGATCATGCGACTCCGGAGGCCTATTTATCCACTTATCAATCTTTCTCCGTTTCTATTGAGCGGGAAGGGAAATTGATTTATTTTGGAGGTGATGATACTGTCAGTCAGTTGGCAGGGGACGTCCGGAGCGATATCACCGCTATCCCTTTTGAGGAACATCCGGTCGTGGAGAAAGACGGGCAGACTTTTCTGCATACTCGCTACGGAGACTATCCGGTGCGGATTCCCAATCGCTATTTCTTGATCAATCTGAATGCGGCACGTTTGGCTTGCCGGCAGTTAGGCGTTAAAGACGCGGATTTTTATCAAGCGTTATCGGAATATAGTTTATCTTTGCCGATATGA
- the cls gene encoding cardiolipin synthase, giving the protein MLAAIHIQLIVGTIFIILYSVTILGLVLVIITENRNPLKTIPWVIVLLLAPGIGLLFYFFFGQDNRKQRIISRRTYKRIMKRPQEGKLPQDACVVPDPYKPLSTLLTNTNQSSLLYGTQITIYTNGTDKFKDLLEEIQKATHHIHIQYYIFCDDEIGKQVQQLLIKKVKEGVKVRVLYDDVGCWNVKDGFFKEMKEAGIEVYAFLRVAFPVFTSKVNYRNHRKIIVIDGKVGFMGGMNIADRYDKGTSWGTWRDTHFKFVGKGVHGLQSVFLIDWYVVSKKLLNDRIYYPAAQIYSDNIMQIATSGPVGQWRTLLQATIFMIANAKKYIFIQTPYFLPTEGLNQALQTAALGGVDVRLMLPKRSDTRSANMASHSFIDEMVKAGVKVYLYKPGFLHSKLVVSDDALTSIGSANMDFRSFEHNFEINAFVYQKEFALQMKRIFTHDMHHCERLIPSRWLKRPLKQRMAESFMRLFSPLL; this is encoded by the coding sequence ATGTTAGCAGCCATTCATATACAGTTAATCGTTGGTACGATATTTATCATATTGTATAGCGTCACTATATTAGGACTGGTATTAGTTATCATTACAGAGAATAGGAATCCGTTAAAGACAATTCCTTGGGTAATCGTCTTATTATTAGCACCCGGTATCGGACTGCTTTTCTATTTCTTCTTTGGACAAGATAACCGGAAACAACGGATCATATCGAGGCGTACCTATAAACGCATCATGAAAAGGCCGCAAGAGGGTAAATTACCTCAAGACGCCTGCGTAGTTCCGGACCCCTATAAACCTTTATCGACCTTGTTGACTAACACCAACCAATCCTCCCTCCTATACGGAACACAAATCACGATTTATACGAATGGTACCGATAAGTTCAAAGACTTGCTGGAAGAGATCCAGAAAGCGACTCACCATATCCATATACAATATTATATATTCTGTGATGACGAGATAGGAAAACAGGTGCAACAACTCCTTATCAAGAAAGTAAAAGAAGGCGTGAAGGTACGTGTACTTTATGATGATGTGGGTTGCTGGAATGTAAAAGACGGCTTCTTTAAGGAAATGAAGGAAGCGGGTATCGAGGTATATGCGTTCTTGAGGGTAGCGTTCCCCGTTTTCACCAGTAAGGTGAATTACCGGAACCACCGCAAGATTATCGTGATAGACGGTAAAGTCGGGTTTATGGGAGGCATGAATATAGCCGACCGATACGATAAGGGAACCTCTTGGGGCACATGGAGGGATACGCATTTCAAATTCGTAGGGAAAGGAGTACACGGGCTTCAATCCGTATTCCTCATCGATTGGTACGTGGTTAGTAAAAAACTCTTGAACGATCGGATTTACTATCCGGCTGCCCAAATCTATAGCGATAATATTATGCAAATCGCCACTAGCGGTCCGGTAGGTCAATGGAGAACTTTGTTGCAAGCGACCATTTTCATGATCGCCAACGCCAAGAAGTATATCTTTATACAAACCCCTTATTTCCTGCCTACCGAAGGATTAAACCAAGCGTTGCAAACCGCCGCCTTAGGGGGAGTGGATGTTCGTTTGATGCTGCCTAAGCGTTCCGATACACGTTCAGCGAATATGGCCAGTCATTCCTTTATTGACGAGATGGTAAAGGCCGGCGTAAAAGTATACCTCTACAAACCGGGCTTCTTGCATTCCAAGCTAGTCGTGTCCGACGACGCATTGACAAGCATCGGGTCCGCCAATATGGACTTCCGTAGCTTTGAGCATAACTTCGAGATTAACGCTTTCGTATATCAAAAGGAATTCGCCCTGCAAATGAAACGCATCTTTACACACGACATGCATCACTGTGAGCGTTTGATCCCTTCCCGCTGGTTAAAGCGCCCCCTCAAGCAACGCATGGCGGAATCATTTATGCGTCTGTTTTCTCCCCTTCTTTAA
- a CDS encoding DUF4924 family protein: MIIARQKRKENIAEYLLYMWQVEDLIRANKFDMDSINRTVIAHYDQPEEVKKEIAQWYEELIEMMRSEGVMEKGHIQLNKNVIITLTDLHLRLLKSPKEMVYSAAYYKTLPYIVQLRAKSGGEDLPELETCFAAVYGYLLLRMQGKEVSAETLEGIKQISSFLALLAEKYREDMKGELKLED; encoded by the coding sequence ATGATAATAGCTAGACAAAAAAGAAAAGAGAATATCGCTGAATATCTGCTTTATATGTGGCAGGTTGAGGACTTGATCCGGGCGAATAAGTTCGATATGGATTCGATCAACCGCACGGTGATCGCCCATTACGACCAGCCCGAGGAGGTGAAGAAGGAAATCGCTCAATGGTACGAGGAATTGATCGAGATGATGCGTAGCGAAGGGGTGATGGAGAAAGGTCATATCCAATTGAACAAGAATGTGATTATTACTTTGACCGATTTGCATCTTCGTCTTTTGAAATCTCCGAAAGAGATGGTTTATAGCGCAGCTTATTATAAGACGCTTCCTTATATCGTACAGCTCCGGGCTAAATCGGGTGGAGAGGATCTGCCGGAGCTAGAAACTTGTTTCGCCGCCGTATATGGCTATCTGCTTTTGCGTATGCAAGGGAAAGAGGTGAGTGCGGAGACGTTAGAGGGTATTAAACAAATCAGTTCCTTCTTGGCGTTGCTCGCCGAGAAATATCGGGAAGATATGAAAGGGGAACTTAAACTAGAGGATTAA
- a CDS encoding ATP-dependent DNA helicase, which translates to MINSYISQQIERNFPYKPTDDQFLALHTLTEFLLSEEPDSLLLMKGYAGTGKTSLVGALVKTLNELKQKTFLLAPTGRAAKVFSGYAGQKAYTIHKKIYRQRAFSNEPTGFMPADNLHKDTLFIVDEASMIANEGLDSFVFGSGRLLDDLIQYVYSGENCRLILMGDVAQLPPVMQTESPALNPEILRGYNLQVWEIALTQVVRQSEDSGILFNATRLRDALRNHTVEIFPKLQLKGFSDFTKVNGDELIEEISSAYSRDGMEETMIISRSNKRATIYNNGIRNRILYREEELSSGDRLMVAKNNYYWTANCKEMDFIANGEIIQVMRVRRVTEMYGFRFADITARFQDYDLEIDLKILLDTLQTDSPALPKELNDKLFYTILEDYEDIPTKAGKMKKMKVDPHYNVVQVKYAYAVTCHKAQGGQWMNVFLDIGYITEEMLGEDFYRWLYTAFTRATHHLYLVNLPDEFVE; encoded by the coding sequence ATGATAAATAGTTACATAAGCCAGCAAATCGAACGAAATTTCCCCTATAAACCGACGGATGATCAGTTTTTAGCGCTTCATACGCTTACCGAATTTCTCTTGTCTGAGGAACCGGACAGCCTTCTACTGATGAAAGGCTACGCAGGAACCGGAAAAACCTCTCTGGTCGGGGCTTTGGTGAAAACGCTTAACGAACTAAAGCAAAAAACGTTTTTGTTGGCTCCAACCGGACGAGCAGCCAAAGTTTTCTCGGGCTACGCTGGCCAAAAAGCGTATACAATTCATAAAAAAATATATCGCCAACGGGCGTTTTCCAATGAGCCGACGGGCTTCATGCCGGCAGATAATTTACATAAAGATACACTTTTTATCGTCGACGAGGCTTCTATGATCGCCAACGAGGGATTGGATTCATTTGTTTTTGGTTCCGGACGTCTGTTGGACGATTTAATCCAGTATGTCTATTCCGGGGAAAACTGCCGTCTTATCCTAATGGGAGATGTCGCACAGCTTCCTCCGGTGATGCAAACGGAGAGTCCCGCCTTGAATCCCGAGATATTACGGGGTTACAACCTACAGGTTTGGGAGATAGCGTTAACTCAAGTCGTACGCCAAAGCGAAGACTCGGGAATCCTGTTCAACGCGACCCGGCTACGAGACGCACTACGAAACCACACGGTCGAGATCTTTCCGAAATTACAATTAAAAGGCTTCTCCGATTTCACGAAAGTCAATGGAGATGAGCTAATTGAGGAAATATCTTCCGCCTATAGCCGCGACGGTATGGAAGAGACAATGATTATCTCCCGCTCGAATAAACGAGCCACGATTTATAATAACGGCATACGTAACCGTATCCTATACAGGGAAGAAGAGCTATCGTCCGGCGATCGTTTAATGGTAGCGAAGAACAATTATTATTGGACAGCGAATTGCAAGGAGATGGACTTTATAGCGAACGGAGAGATCATTCAAGTCATGCGGGTACGCCGTGTCACGGAGATGTATGGCTTCCGCTTTGCCGACATCACGGCTCGTTTTCAAGATTATGATCTGGAAATCGATTTGAAAATCCTATTGGATACTTTACAGACCGACTCCCCCGCCCTCCCTAAGGAGCTAAACGACAAGCTCTTTTACACCATATTGGAAGATTACGAGGACATTCCTACCAAGGCGGGAAAAATGAAAAAGATGAAGGTAGATCCTCATTACAACGTCGTCCAAGTAAAATACGCTTATGCGGTAACCTGCCATAAAGCCCAAGGCGGCCAATGGATGAACGTCTTTCTCGATATCGGTTACATCACGGAGGAAATGCTTGGTGAGGATTTCTATCGGTGGCTCTACACGGCTTTTACCCGGGCGACCCATCACCTATATCTGGTGAATTTACCGGACGAGTTCGTCGAATGA
- a CDS encoding YjjG family noncanonical pyrimidine nucleotidase, translated as MIYKSIFIDLDDTLWDTYHNNKECLEELYTDYHFNRYYASFEAFFDIYMPHNLDLWAKYRSGEIDRQTLILDRFLYVLRPLGIEDKKTVLSVNNDFLQRTTTKTRLVPGAIELLEYLRPSYRLFILSNGFREVQFKKLSNAGLAPYFERMILSEDANIQKPHKGIFDFALKNTNSRRSESLMIGDSWEADIIGAYQSKIDQIWLNPEGLPADGFNPTHTVRSLEEIKSIL; from the coding sequence ATGATTTATAAAAGTATATTTATCGATTTGGACGATACCCTTTGGGATACGTACCATAACAATAAAGAATGCCTTGAAGAGCTATATACCGATTACCACTTTAATCGGTATTATGCCTCCTTCGAGGCTTTCTTTGATATTTATATGCCTCATAATCTAGACTTATGGGCCAAGTATCGTTCAGGGGAAATAGACCGGCAAACCTTAATCTTGGATCGATTTCTCTATGTACTTCGTCCGTTAGGAATAGAAGATAAGAAAACCGTCTTATCGGTAAATAATGATTTCTTGCAACGCACGACCACCAAAACCCGATTAGTGCCCGGAGCCATTGAATTATTGGAATATCTTCGCCCTTCCTATCGGTTATTTATTTTATCCAATGGATTCCGTGAGGTACAATTCAAGAAACTTAGCAACGCAGGCTTGGCTCCTTATTTCGAACGGATGATCCTGTCCGAGGACGCTAATATACAAAAACCCCATAAAGGTATTTTCGACTTCGCCTTAAAGAACACGAACTCACGCCGGTCCGAGAGCTTAATGATCGGGGATAGCTGGGAAGCTGATATCATTGGGGCTTACCAATCCAAGATCGACCAGATATGGTTGAATCCTGAAGGATTACCTGCCGATGGATTCAACCCGACCCATACAGTCCGCTCTCTGGAAGAGATCAAATCCATCCTATAA
- a CDS encoding DUF3822 family protein, whose amino-acid sequence MTISIPDTLTTDNSEKYIVSIRLRSGGLSFSGYDPSAGGSFFYRETEFDRAVSFISSLKEFFFAHEFLTWTYKRINVICVSPEYSLVPDNYWGDGKEGRLLDFSFSTLELHCLTDTLKEQQAKLVFGVDEEVYEFCSRSLLHPFFSHYMTSLLTLWTKESSASLPRQMYVVIERKRMDVACYAQGKLLFVNSYPIDQSDDIVYYILYVWKQAGLDQEKDQLLLAGESSSRMRVLERLRAYLRHVKPVEIPSEAYLLGTDVTKAPMDLISLLICE is encoded by the coding sequence ATGACTATCAGCATTCCTGATACGTTAACTACTGATAATTCGGAAAAGTATATAGTGTCCATCCGGCTTCGGTCGGGTGGACTTTCTTTTTCCGGGTATGATCCCTCGGCTGGAGGAAGTTTCTTTTATCGGGAAACGGAATTCGATCGGGCGGTCTCTTTCATTTCTTCCCTTAAGGAGTTTTTCTTCGCTCATGAGTTTCTTACGTGGACTTATAAACGGATTAACGTGATCTGTGTATCTCCGGAATATAGCTTGGTCCCTGATAATTATTGGGGGGACGGTAAGGAAGGGCGTTTATTGGATTTCAGCTTTTCTACACTGGAATTGCATTGCTTAACCGATACTTTAAAGGAACAACAGGCTAAGTTGGTGTTTGGTGTGGACGAGGAGGTTTACGAATTTTGCTCCCGTTCTCTTTTGCATCCTTTTTTCTCCCACTACATGACTTCTCTGCTAACGCTATGGACAAAAGAAAGTAGTGCTAGCTTACCCCGGCAAATGTATGTCGTGATAGAACGAAAGCGGATGGATGTGGCGTGCTATGCTCAAGGGAAACTCTTATTTGTGAACTCTTACCCGATCGACCAATCGGACGATATAGTATACTATATATTATATGTATGGAAACAGGCGGGATTGGACCAAGAAAAGGACCAGTTGCTTTTAGCGGGGGAATCTTCCTCGCGAATGCGGGTTCTGGAGCGATTGCGAGCCTATTTACGCCATGTTAAGCCGGTGGAGATCCCTTCGGAAGCCTATTTGCTGGGAACGGATGTAACGAAAGCCCCTATGGATTTAATATCTTTATTAATATGCGAATAA
- a CDS encoding FAD:protein FMN transferase, with translation MKSQFSILCLLVNILLISCEQAPQYYEVSGRLHTPYHIKFEHTKPLDKEIDEQLKYFYHLFNAFDSTSVISQVNQNRDIRVDTLFQKVFKKALEVSTETNGAYDVTCAPLINLWGFGFSRKDSVTPAHIDSVRQFIGFQKVRLEGDRIVKDDPRLMMNFSSLADGTVCDMIAQMLEKKGVRNYLVEFGGEMRVKGVNPSGMDWRLGITKPTDDAAGMNQELEQIVSFPKPLGMATSGNYRNFYIKDGRKYAHTIDPREGCPVQRDILSATIVAPDAMTADAYATAFMVLGSEEAKSLCAKVPGLEYFIICSDSIGDGYHPEYSEGFRQYLVTADK, from the coding sequence ATGAAAAGTCAATTCTCCATTCTTTGTTTACTTGTTAATATCTTGTTGATAAGTTGTGAACAGGCTCCCCAATACTATGAGGTATCTGGAAGGCTTCATACACCTTATCATATTAAGTTTGAGCATACTAAACCATTGGATAAGGAGATTGACGAGCAGTTGAAATATTTCTACCACCTGTTTAATGCTTTTGATTCTACTTCGGTAATCAGTCAGGTAAACCAGAACCGTGACATACGGGTAGATACGCTCTTCCAAAAAGTCTTTAAGAAGGCGCTTGAAGTGTCTACTGAGACAAATGGGGCCTACGACGTGACTTGCGCCCCGTTGATCAACCTTTGGGGGTTTGGCTTCAGCCGGAAGGATAGCGTAACCCCTGCCCATATCGACAGTGTCCGTCAGTTTATCGGTTTTCAGAAAGTGCGTTTAGAAGGGGATCGCATCGTGAAGGACGATCCTCGCTTAATGATGAACTTTTCTTCTTTGGCGGATGGAACGGTTTGCGATATGATAGCCCAAATGCTGGAGAAGAAAGGGGTCCGTAATTATTTGGTGGAGTTTGGTGGCGAGATGCGTGTGAAAGGCGTGAATCCCTCGGGCATGGATTGGCGCTTAGGGATCACGAAGCCTACGGATGACGCTGCCGGCATGAATCAAGAACTCGAGCAGATCGTTAGCTTCCCGAAACCGTTAGGAATGGCTACATCAGGCAATTATCGTAATTTTTATATAAAGGATGGACGTAAATACGCTCATACGATCGACCCCCGTGAAGGTTGCCCTGTACAGCGGGATATCCTTAGTGCTACGATTGTCGCCCCGGATGCCATGACCGCTGATGCGTATGCTACCGCATTTATGGTCTTAGGCTCGGAGGAGGCTAAATCCTTATGCGCTAAAGTGCCGGGTCTTGAATATTTTATTATTTGTTCCGATTCGATAGGAGACGGGTATCATCCGGAATACTCTGAGGGCTTTCGTCAATATCTGGTGACTGCCGATAAGTAA
- a CDS encoding RsmD family RNA methyltransferase, with amino-acid sequence MRIISGIYGRRRFDVPSSFSARPTTDFAKENIFNVVNNLVDLEGMDALDLFAGTGSISFELISRGCRNVTAIEKNNAHASFIAKVAKELKTDALALIRGDVFRYLNSAPKQSFDFIFADPPYALPELPEIPALVFERDLLKNGGIFIMEHPKTNDFSSLPYFYQHRVYGSVNFSIFLKEGEKTDA; translated from the coding sequence ATGCGAATAATAAGCGGTATATACGGTCGTCGGCGTTTTGACGTGCCCTCTTCGTTTAGCGCACGTCCTACGACGGATTTTGCGAAAGAGAATATTTTTAACGTAGTAAATAATTTGGTGGATCTGGAAGGTATGGATGCGTTGGATCTTTTTGCCGGAACCGGAAGTATCTCTTTTGAGTTGATCTCACGAGGATGCCGGAATGTAACCGCCATAGAGAAAAATAACGCTCATGCCTCTTTTATAGCCAAGGTAGCGAAAGAGCTGAAGACGGATGCGTTGGCTCTGATTCGTGGGGATGTTTTCCGTTATTTGAATTCAGCCCCTAAGCAAAGTTTCGATTTCATCTTTGCCGATCCCCCATATGCCTTGCCGGAGTTGCCGGAAATACCCGCCTTGGTTTTCGAGCGTGATTTACTAAAGAATGGAGGGATATTCATCATGGAACATCCTAAGACCAATGACTTCTCATCTTTGCCTTATTTTTATCAGCACCGGGTGTATGGCTCCGTGAACTTTAGCATCTTCCTTAAAGAAGGGGAGAAAACAGACGCATAA
- a CDS encoding peptide chain release factor 3, with protein sequence MSQYSEEIERRRTFAIISHPDAGKTTLTEKLLLFGGAIHVAGAVKSNKIKKTATSDWMEIEKQRGISVATSVMAFDYSDHKINILDTPGHQDFAEDTFRTLTAVDSVIIVIDIAKGVEAQTRKLMEVCRMRKTPVIVFVNKMDRDGKDPFDLLDEIEEELQIKVRPLSWPIDMGQRFRGVYNIFEQKLNLYTPSKQYVTENVEFKDITSPDLETYIDPTQAAKLREDIELIEGVYPEFDVNTYLDGDIAPVFFGSALNNFGVKELLDCFIRIAPSPRPIQAVERVVDPNEDNFTGFIFKIHANMDPNHRSCIAFVKICSGRFERNANYKHVRFGKMMRFSSPTAFMAQKKEVVDEAFAGDIIGLPDTGNFKIGDTLTSGEELHFKGLPSFSPEMFKYIENADPMKAKQLNKGIEQLMDEGVAQLFTNQFNGRKIIGTVGQLQFEVIQYRLLHEYAAQCKWEPISLYKACWIESDNKQALENFKKRKAQYMALDKEGRDVYLADSSYVLMMAQQDFPDIKFHFTSEF encoded by the coding sequence ATGAGCCAGTATTCAGAAGAGATTGAAAGAAGAAGAACGTTTGCCATAATCAGCCACCCGGATGCCGGTAAGACTACGCTTACCGAGAAATTATTGTTATTTGGTGGCGCTATCCATGTAGCGGGAGCGGTGAAGTCTAATAAAATCAAGAAGACTGCCACGTCCGACTGGATGGAGATTGAGAAGCAACGCGGTATCTCCGTAGCTACCTCCGTAATGGCTTTTGATTATTCCGATCATAAGATTAATATCTTGGATACACCGGGCCACCAAGATTTCGCCGAGGATACGTTCCGTACCTTGACGGCGGTGGATAGCGTTATTATCGTGATCGATATCGCTAAGGGAGTAGAGGCGCAGACTCGTAAGTTGATGGAGGTTTGCCGTATGCGTAAGACTCCGGTGATCGTTTTTGTCAACAAGATGGACCGTGATGGTAAAGATCCTTTTGATTTGCTGGATGAGATAGAAGAAGAATTACAGATAAAGGTACGCCCATTGAGTTGGCCGATCGATATGGGACAACGTTTCCGGGGCGTATACAATATTTTCGAGCAGAAACTGAACCTATATACCCCGAGTAAGCAATATGTGACGGAGAATGTGGAATTCAAGGATATCACGAGTCCGGATCTCGAGACTTATATTGATCCTACGCAAGCTGCGAAGCTTCGTGAGGATATAGAGTTGATAGAGGGGGTTTATCCCGAATTTGATGTGAATACGTATTTGGATGGGGATATCGCTCCAGTATTCTTTGGCTCCGCTCTGAATAACTTCGGTGTGAAAGAGCTATTGGATTGCTTTATCCGTATCGCTCCCTCTCCACGCCCGATCCAAGCGGTAGAGCGTGTGGTAGACCCGAATGAGGATAATTTCACCGGCTTCATTTTCAAGATCCATGCGAATATGGACCCGAACCATCGCAGTTGTATCGCTTTTGTGAAGATTTGTTCCGGTCGTTTTGAGCGTAACGCGAACTATAAGCATGTACGCTTCGGTAAGATGATGCGTTTCAGTAGCCCAACGGCTTTCATGGCCCAGAAGAAAGAAGTGGTGGATGAGGCGTTTGCGGGTGATATTATCGGTTTGCCGGATACCGGGAACTTTAAGATAGGGGATACGTTGACTTCCGGAGAGGAATTGCATTTCAAGGGATTGCCGAGCTTCTCGCCCGAGATGTTCAAATATATAGAGAACGCCGATCCGATGAAGGCAAAGCAATTGAACAAGGGTATTGAGCAATTGATGGACGAGGGTGTCGCCCAGTTGTTTACCAATCAATTCAATGGCCGGAAGATTATCGGTACGGTGGGACAATTGCAGTTTGAGGTTATTCAATACCGTCTGTTGCATGAGTATGCCGCTCAATGTAAATGGGAGCCGATCAGCCTATACAAGGCTTGCTGGATCGAGAGTGATAACAAACAGGCATTGGAAAATTTCAAGAAACGTAAGGCGCAATATATGGCGTTGGATAAGGAAGGCCGTGATGTTTATTTAGCGGATTCCAGCTATGTATTGATGATGGCCCAACAGGATTTTCCGGATATTAAGTTCCATTTTACATCAGAGTTCTAA